Proteins from a single region of Apium graveolens cultivar Ventura chromosome 7, ASM990537v1, whole genome shotgun sequence:
- the LOC141672826 gene encoding F-box/kelch-repeat protein At3g23880-like translates to MKKKTKVKAKSELPEELIREEILTRLPIKSVVRFKSVCKPWLSLFTDPEFIKDHLTRNSIQNPNDYDCLIASKHGRIVTLSRYEETFVLPSDDYELVGSVQGLICLRHGKKLSLWNPAIHQSREFTLPPRHSGDLDRIGLGFHHASNDFKVVVCYFSDDSLCVSVYSANSDSWKDINVPKIVFFKTKRKRYEISAPKTFVKDCPYWTCNRDMAYCNTVLSLSVMKFDVDSDEFKLLPEFSFDASVQSGPLRKDYELVNMKDCLTLMTYERSQIRSLDVYSLDEEGCCVWSKMYSLGPFIHMDYPDLSQGFRYGGEIVYHNCGKFSCYDHRTDKVKRLVGSTAHVNLVSCFTYMPSLVYLQGMKSVHVQTQTRRSGNNFKTARRLIKSLKN, encoded by the coding sequence ATGAAAAAGAAGACCAAGGTTAAGGCCAAGTCAGAGCTTCCGGAAGAATTGATCCGGGAGGAAATACTTACACGACTCCCAATCAAATCGGTGGTGCGTTTCAAATCTGTTTGTAAACCATGGCTATCTTTATTCACTGATCCAGAATTCATAAAAGACCATCTCACTCGTAACTCCATTCAAAACCCTAATGACTATGACTGTCTTATAGCTAGTAAACACGGCAGAATCGTCACTCTCTCCCGCTATGAAGAAACATTTGTACTACCTTCCGATGATTACGAATTGGTTGGTTCTGTTCAAGGCTTAATTTGTCTTCGTCATGGCAAGAAGCTGTCATTATGGAACCCTGCTATTCATCAGTCCAGAGAGTTTACTCTTCCTCCTCGACACTCTGGTGATCTGGATCGCATTGGACTTGGTTTTCATCATGCAAGTAATGATTTCAAGGTGGTTGTTTGCTATTTTTCTGATGATTCACTGTGTGTTTCTGTTTACTCAGCTAATTCTGATTCCTGGAAGGATATAAATGTTCCTAAAATTgtattttttaaaactaaaagAAAGAGGTATGAGATCAGTGCTCCAAAAACTTTTGTAAAGGATTGTCCTTACTGGACATGCAACAGAGACATGGCTTATTGTAATACTGTCTTATCTTTGTCCGTCATGAAGTTTGATGTTGACAGTGATGAGTTCAAGTTGTTGCCTGAGTTTTCCTTTGATGCAAGTGTTCAGAGTGGGCCACTTCGCAAGGACTATGAACTAGTGAATATGAAGGATTGTCTTACTCTGATGACGTATGAACGATCTCAAATTCGTTCTTTGGATGTTTATTCTTTGGACGAGGAAGGATGTTGTGTTTGGAGCAAGATGTATAGTCTTGGACCATTCATTCATATGGATTATCCGGACTTGTCACAGGGTTTTAGGTACGGTGGTGAGATTGTATACCATAATTGTGGAAAGTTTTCCTGCTATGATCACAGAACAGATAAAGTCAAGCGACTTGTTGGTTCAACGGCTCATGTGAATTTAGTAAGCTGCTTTACATACATGCCTAGTTTGGTTTACCTTCAAGGAATGAAGTCTGTTCATGTACAAACCCAAACTCGCAGATCTGGTAACAACTTCAAAACTGCTCGGCGATTaatcaagtcactaaagaactgA